One Dokdonia sp. Dokd-P16 genomic window carries:
- a CDS encoding aldose epimerase family protein → MPNGDGGAVDVVLGFDTLQEYEAAHPYVGSFIGRNANRLKKEVVIAGEKIALAVNEGENQLHGGVKGFDKHVWGAAIRDESLELSLDSEDGDQGFPGNLKVKITFKLVGLRLEMQLSATTDQPTIANFTRHDYFNLCSGVKNAVVDHKLQIHGASYTELDGNMITTGRLLLVAGTPYDFTEVRAVGDADEGFDLNYVLDKTSYKLRLAAQVWAPDSDITLKVYCTQPGLQFFSAKSIMLASGKKDYLAVESPGLCLEPQYFPNSPSHSHFPSTIVLPSEVYEEQIVYDFE, encoded by the coding sequence ATTCCCAATGGAGATGGAGGGGCAGTAGATGTAGTTTTAGGTTTTGATACTTTACAGGAGTATGAGGCTGCACATCCGTATGTAGGGAGTTTTATAGGGCGCAATGCAAACAGACTTAAAAAAGAGGTGGTTATTGCAGGTGAAAAAATAGCGTTAGCAGTAAATGAAGGAGAGAACCAACTTCACGGAGGTGTTAAAGGTTTTGATAAACATGTCTGGGGTGCAGCAATAAGAGATGAAAGCTTAGAGCTTTCTCTAGATAGTGAAGATGGTGATCAAGGTTTTCCAGGTAATTTGAAAGTTAAAATTACTTTTAAGCTTGTGGGCCTACGACTAGAAATGCAATTAAGTGCTACTACAGATCAGCCAACTATCGCAAACTTCACTAGGCATGATTATTTTAACTTGTGTAGTGGAGTAAAGAATGCTGTTGTAGATCATAAGTTGCAAATACATGGCGCTTCGTATACTGAGCTGGATGGCAATATGATAACTACTGGTCGCTTATTGCTGGTTGCGGGCACTCCATATGATTTTACTGAAGTGAGAGCCGTGGGAGATGCTGATGAAGGTTTTGATTTAAATTATGTTTTAGATAAAACCTCTTATAAACTCAGGTTAGCAGCTCAGGTGTGGGCTCCAGATAGCGATATTACTTTGAAAGTGTATTGCACGCAACCAGGATTACAATTTTTTAGTGCAAAATCTATTATGCTTGCTAGTGGTAAAAAAGACTATTTGGCCGTAGAAAGTCCGGGATTGTGCTTAGAGCCACAATATTTTCCAAATTCTCCATCCCATTCACATTTTCCTTCAACAATCGTTTTACCATCCGAAGTGTATGAAGAACAGATAGTTTATGATTTTGAATGA
- a CDS encoding SusC/RagA family TonB-linked outer membrane protein, whose product MKSFYLSILLLFTASLYAQTTVTGTVTSAEDNTTIPFVNVILEGTTQGTITDENGFYTITTTSLNDRLKFSALGFTTQSVAVNSQTTIDISLENSFEGLNEIVVTALGVKRNTRELGYTVQTINSEAIDEVKSVNFLDNLSGKLAGVTITQGATGVGSSSRISIRGEASFSNNNPLFVVDGVPINNNTVFNFTNEAAAGFQEVDFGNGAMEVNPDDIASVSVLKGPSAAALYGTRASNGVIVIETKDGSKKKGLGISINSSIFFDSAFQLPDFQNEYGQGQGGVFEYVDGLGAGISDNITYSWGPRLDAGNLISQFDSPVTLPDGTIVRGGDTALYNGLAITPTEFRSNPDNLKDFYETGVTTINNVSVSSGFDQGDFRISFTDLRSESIIPGVNLDRQTIATKLNFKPTDKTKIKASISYVNSGSDNRPSNGYGSENVNYSLVAWGPRSLNIDSLRDYWQPGLEGVQQYSFNYTFFDNPFFILEENRNSFNRDRVFGNIALTQTLAKNLDLTIRTGMDYSSEKRQFLRNFSSNRFQNGGYAEHDVFYREINTDFLLNYDNKFGDFSLDVSLGGNRLSQVASTKQVQTTNLAQPGIFNLNNAASPIEAFQFESEKRINSFYGVAKLGYKNFLYLDVTGRNDWSSALATPFSADNTSFFYPSASLSFIGSNVWELPEAVSYLQLRASVAQVGNDTNPFQTSGAFIAQTPFEGQPTFSAQNFIPNANLKPEQTTSYEIGTDIRFFKDRFNVDFTYYNALTKDQIISLPIAISSGFNQQVVNGGEVRTSGIEVIAGITPIVNENFTWNTTFNFSTNKSVVESLPQSDGRLTLAFSRIYDSANQTVFFQVEEGGEVGDIYGTGYLRNDDGDFIIDNNGRFIADNNLKKIGNYTADFNLGWNNDFRYKQWSASFLFDWRQGGDIVSRTRALGNVGGQLAETAFRPEEGIIAQGVVNTGTAANPNFVPNTTAVSAESYYRQFYDRNHEENNIYDASFLKLRQFSIGYSFKLKDGFIGLKEGVDVNLSLIGRNLFAITENPHFDPEQLAVQGQGFVSGVEDLSYATTRSFGFKAGFNF is encoded by the coding sequence ATGAAATCATTTTATCTTAGTATACTCTTGCTTTTTACAGCAAGTTTGTATGCTCAAACTACCGTTACCGGAACTGTTACAAGCGCTGAAGATAACACTACAATACCATTTGTAAACGTTATTCTAGAGGGCACAACTCAAGGAACTATTACAGACGAAAATGGTTTTTACACCATCACAACAACCTCACTAAACGACAGACTGAAGTTTTCTGCTTTAGGGTTTACCACACAGTCAGTTGCAGTTAATTCGCAAACAACAATCGATATCTCACTAGAAAATTCTTTTGAGGGATTAAATGAGATTGTTGTAACCGCGCTCGGCGTAAAACGCAACACAAGAGAGCTAGGATACACGGTACAGACCATAAACTCAGAAGCTATAGACGAGGTTAAGTCTGTAAACTTTCTAGACAACCTTTCTGGTAAGCTTGCTGGTGTTACTATCACTCAAGGTGCAACCGGCGTAGGATCTTCATCACGTATAAGCATACGTGGAGAAGCTTCTTTTTCTAATAACAATCCGCTTTTTGTGGTAGATGGAGTACCTATTAATAATAACACTGTTTTTAACTTCACGAATGAAGCTGCCGCAGGTTTTCAAGAAGTAGATTTTGGGAACGGCGCAATGGAAGTAAACCCAGATGACATAGCTTCTGTTTCTGTACTTAAAGGCCCAAGTGCTGCTGCATTATATGGTACGCGTGCATCAAACGGAGTCATTGTTATTGAAACAAAAGATGGTAGTAAGAAAAAAGGACTTGGTATAAGCATTAACTCTTCTATCTTTTTTGACAGTGCTTTCCAACTTCCCGATTTTCAAAACGAGTATGGACAAGGTCAAGGAGGCGTTTTTGAGTATGTAGATGGTCTTGGAGCAGGAATCTCAGATAACATCACGTATTCTTGGGGACCTAGACTAGATGCTGGAAATTTAATTTCGCAATTTGATAGTCCGGTGACGCTTCCAGATGGGACGATTGTACGTGGTGGAGATACAGCTTTATACAATGGACTTGCCATTACTCCTACTGAATTTAGATCAAACCCAGACAACCTAAAAGACTTTTATGAAACTGGTGTAACCACCATAAATAATGTATCTGTCTCTAGCGGATTTGACCAAGGTGATTTCCGTATATCGTTTACAGATTTACGTAGTGAGTCTATCATACCTGGTGTTAATTTAGATAGACAGACTATCGCGACAAAGCTCAACTTTAAGCCAACAGACAAAACTAAAATTAAGGCGAGCATTAGTTATGTAAATTCTGGCAGTGATAACCGCCCATCAAACGGCTATGGAAGTGAGAATGTAAATTACTCGCTCGTAGCCTGGGGACCTCGTTCTCTTAATATAGACAGCCTACGTGATTACTGGCAGCCAGGTTTAGAAGGCGTACAGCAGTATTCTTTTAACTACACCTTCTTTGATAATCCGTTTTTTATCTTAGAAGAAAACAGAAACTCTTTTAACCGTGATCGCGTTTTTGGAAACATAGCCCTTACACAAACGCTCGCCAAAAATCTTGACCTTACCATACGTACAGGGATGGACTACAGTAGTGAGAAACGACAGTTTTTAAGAAACTTTAGTTCTAACCGTTTCCAGAATGGTGGCTATGCGGAGCACGATGTTTTTTATCGTGAGATCAATACAGACTTCTTACTTAACTATGACAATAAATTTGGCGACTTCTCGCTAGATGTAAGTCTTGGAGGTAATCGTTTATCACAAGTAGCTTCTACAAAACAGGTGCAGACTACAAACCTTGCACAACCAGGTATTTTTAACCTTAATAATGCCGCATCACCTATAGAAGCATTCCAATTTGAATCTGAAAAGCGTATCAACTCTTTTTACGGAGTGGCAAAACTGGGTTACAAGAACTTTTTATATTTAGATGTTACTGGACGTAATGACTGGTCAAGTGCACTGGCAACACCTTTTAGTGCAGATAATACTTCGTTTTTCTATCCTTCGGCTAGTTTGAGTTTTATAGGATCTAATGTGTGGGAACTTCCAGAAGCAGTAAGCTATTTACAATTAAGAGCAAGTGTTGCTCAGGTGGGTAATGATACTAATCCTTTCCAAACTTCTGGAGCTTTTATCGCACAAACTCCTTTTGAAGGGCAGCCTACTTTTAGTGCACAAAACTTTATCCCTAATGCAAACCTTAAACCAGAGCAAACTACATCGTACGAGATAGGTACAGACATACGTTTCTTTAAAGACAGGTTTAATGTAGACTTCACGTACTACAACGCGCTTACCAAAGATCAGATCATCTCCTTACCTATTGCTATTTCTTCTGGCTTTAATCAGCAGGTAGTAAATGGTGGTGAGGTGCGCACTTCGGGTATCGAGGTAATTGCAGGCATTACTCCTATCGTAAATGAAAACTTTACATGGAACACGACCTTTAACTTCAGCACCAACAAGTCTGTAGTTGAAAGTTTACCACAATCTGATGGTCGTCTTACGCTTGCCTTTAGCCGTATTTATGACAGCGCAAACCAAACCGTATTTTTTCAAGTAGAAGAAGGCGGGGAAGTTGGCGATATTTATGGAACAGGTTACCTACGTAATGACGATGGTGATTTTATCATTGATAATAACGGTCGCTTTATTGCAGATAACAACCTCAAGAAAATAGGAAACTACACAGCAGATTTTAATCTAGGGTGGAACAATGATTTCCGCTACAAGCAGTGGAGTGCCTCTTTCTTATTTGACTGGCGTCAAGGTGGAGATATTGTCTCAAGAACGCGAGCACTAGGTAATGTAGGAGGCCAACTAGCAGAAACAGCCTTCCGCCCAGAAGAGGGAATTATAGCACAAGGAGTTGTAAACACAGGTACTGCGGCAAATCCAAATTTTGTTCCAAACACCACGGCGGTTTCGGCAGAGAGTTACTACCGCCAGTTTTATGACCGCAATCACGAAGAAAACAACATTTATGACGCCTCGTTCTTAAAACTTCGTCAGTTTTCTATAGGATATTCATTCAAGCTCAAAGACGGATTTATCGGTCTTAAGGAAGGTGTAGACGTCAACCTTTCACTTATAGGACGCAATCTTTTTGCCATCACAGAAAATCCACATTTTGACCCTGAGCAACTCGCAGTACAGGGACAAGGATTTGTGAGCGGTGTAGAAGATTTGAGCTATGCCACAACAAGAAGCTTCGGATTTAAGGCAGGATTTAACTTTTAA
- a CDS encoding DUF2064 domain-containing protein — protein sequence MALFKELNRQTIATVRKTGIPYVIFSENEQVGNTFGERFTNALTAVFDSGYDQVITIGNDTPHLSAGHILLAQEKLKQSALVIGPSTDGGCYLMGIKKNHFKPEQFKNLPWQSSKLGAIISDTLSRKRTNLYLLETLSDLDTFADLQQMLKEASSTLSKRVLQLIQNIVNQGISLDYHTTNRFFESLTKSHFNKGSPSLVSI from the coding sequence GTGGCTTTATTTAAGGAGCTCAATAGGCAAACTATCGCTACGGTACGCAAGACGGGAATTCCCTATGTTATTTTTTCTGAAAATGAGCAGGTAGGAAACACCTTTGGCGAGCGTTTTACAAACGCACTTACAGCTGTTTTTGACAGTGGTTATGACCAAGTTATAACCATCGGTAATGACACTCCGCACCTTTCGGCGGGGCATATTCTTTTAGCACAAGAAAAGCTCAAACAATCTGCGCTTGTTATTGGCCCAAGTACAGATGGCGGTTGTTATCTAATGGGGATTAAAAAGAACCATTTTAAGCCGGAGCAGTTTAAAAATCTACCGTGGCAGTCTAGTAAACTTGGCGCTATTATTTCTGATACGCTTTCGCGAAAGCGTACAAACCTTTACCTCCTTGAGACCCTTTCAGATCTTGACACATTTGCAGATTTACAGCAGATGCTTAAAGAGGCTTCTTCGACATTATCAAAAAGAGTATTACAACTTATACAAAACATAGTAAATCAAGGTATTTCTCTTGATTACCACACTACAAACCGATTCTTTGAGTCGCTCACCAAAAGCCACTTTAATAAAGGGTCACCATCATTAGTTAGTATTTAA
- a CDS encoding sodium:solute symporter family transporter: MNVEIWQWGLIIASSVLMFVLSPLAKSPDEFFKATHRKKSPNVWMLTGSLIISWIFAKSITNAANLGLSFGIVGGVAYAGYYLSFAVAGVIIYQMRLQGGFTSIHQFLTSRFGKGAMRLFSVLIAIRLFNEVWSNTMVIGSYFGEMGSTPYYWAILVFTILTLAYALKGGLSSSIFTDVIQMGLFSILLCVILWSIFSVDDFSVKEVATSGTWSFDLGLNLLFAALLQSFSYPFHDPVLTDRAFLSSPKVTLRSFLIASVLGAACIILFSIIGVYAQSQGMEGQAAVEVGKAFGVVILLVINFIMITSAASTLDSTFSSFSKLLSVDLNLGKNLSFGRLSMAVIAILGTIPVFLNAEILSATTISGTMVIGLTPVFLFWQKPAPKISYYLSVVTGIIFGFILVFDALPMSLQFTTGSYAALLWTNVWGITACTILYLIPRWIKR; the protein is encoded by the coding sequence ATGAATGTAGAGATCTGGCAATGGGGATTAATTATAGCATCAAGTGTGTTGATGTTTGTGCTGTCTCCGCTTGCCAAAAGTCCTGATGAGTTTTTTAAGGCTACGCATCGCAAGAAGTCTCCTAATGTGTGGATGCTTACGGGTAGCCTCATTATCTCGTGGATTTTTGCAAAGAGTATTACAAACGCTGCCAACTTAGGCCTGAGTTTTGGGATTGTGGGTGGTGTGGCTTATGCGGGTTATTACCTCTCCTTTGCTGTGGCTGGTGTGATTATCTACCAGATGCGCCTGCAAGGAGGATTTACGAGCATTCATCAGTTTCTAACTTCTAGATTTGGAAAAGGAGCGATGCGCTTATTTTCTGTGCTCATTGCCATTAGGCTTTTTAATGAGGTGTGGAGTAACACGATGGTGATAGGTTCTTACTTTGGAGAAATGGGAAGTACTCCTTACTATTGGGCGATTCTTGTATTTACGATACTCACACTAGCTTACGCACTTAAGGGCGGATTGAGCAGTTCTATATTTACAGATGTGATACAGATGGGATTATTCTCCATACTGCTATGTGTGATTTTATGGAGTATATTTTCGGTAGATGATTTTAGTGTGAAGGAGGTTGCGACTTCTGGAACGTGGAGTTTTGATCTTGGTCTTAATTTGCTATTTGCAGCCTTGTTACAGTCATTCTCTTATCCTTTTCACGATCCAGTATTGACAGACAGAGCTTTTTTAAGTTCGCCTAAGGTTACATTACGTAGCTTTCTAATCGCCTCGGTATTGGGAGCAGCTTGTATTATCTTATTTAGTATTATCGGTGTGTATGCACAGTCACAAGGAATGGAAGGCCAGGCTGCGGTAGAAGTGGGCAAAGCTTTTGGTGTAGTCATATTGTTAGTCATCAACTTTATTATGATTACCTCGGCTGCATCTACGTTGGATAGTACGTTCTCGTCATTTTCAAAATTACTTTCAGTTGATTTGAATTTGGGTAAGAATCTTTCGTTTGGGAGATTATCTATGGCTGTAATTGCCATATTGGGAACCATTCCCGTATTTCTTAACGCAGAGATTTTGAGTGCTACAACCATATCTGGAACAATGGTGATTGGACTAACGCCAGTGTTTTTATTTTGGCAAAAGCCAGCCCCAAAAATTAGTTATTACTTGAGTGTGGTTACTGGTATCATATTTGGTTTCATATTAGTTTTTGATGCACTACCAATGTCGTTACAATTTACAACAGGATCTTATGCTGCGTTACTCTGGACAAACGTCTGGGGCATAACAGCCTGTACGATATTATACCTCATACCACGATGGATAAAAAGATAA
- a CDS encoding zinc-dependent peptidase, producing the protein MILFIAGAALFIFMGYGLFTLSRKRTPQQFPAVWDEILSDEVLFYQKLTPEKQAFFKKRMMAFLAEVNVEAVQFELTDRDKVFVAASAVIPIFNFGDWHYNNLDTVLIYPDYFNAELEFHSEGEDRIIGGMVGSGQFENHMILSRKALVFGFTNKTDKGNTAVHEFVHLLDMMDGETDGIPEFLLGKENIAPWLDLMYKEMDAINNDKSDIRKYGGTSEIEFFAVASEYFFERPALFKRKHPELYKMLELCFVTHVSA; encoded by the coding sequence ATGATTTTATTTATAGCTGGTGCAGCTCTTTTTATTTTTATGGGTTATGGTCTTTTTACGCTTTCGCGAAAGCGTACCCCACAACAATTTCCTGCAGTATGGGATGAGATATTGAGTGATGAGGTGTTGTTTTACCAGAAATTAACTCCAGAAAAGCAAGCGTTTTTTAAAAAGAGAATGATGGCTTTTCTAGCAGAGGTAAATGTGGAAGCTGTTCAATTTGAGCTTACAGATAGAGATAAGGTTTTTGTCGCTGCGAGTGCGGTGATTCCCATATTTAACTTTGGAGACTGGCACTACAATAATCTTGACACGGTGTTAATATATCCAGATTACTTTAATGCAGAATTGGAGTTTCACTCAGAAGGGGAAGATAGAATCATAGGTGGTATGGTAGGTTCTGGGCAGTTTGAGAATCACATGATTTTATCGCGTAAGGCACTAGTGTTTGGATTTACAAATAAAACTGACAAAGGGAATACTGCGGTTCATGAATTTGTGCATCTGCTAGATATGATGGATGGGGAGACAGATGGTATACCAGAATTTTTATTGGGAAAAGAAAATATAGCTCCTTGGTTAGATCTTATGTATAAGGAGATGGATGCTATAAATAATGATAAGTCAGATATAAGGAAATACGGAGGTACTAGCGAGATAGAATTCTTTGCTGTGGCCTCTGAGTATTTCTTTGAACGTCCAGCATTGTTTAAAAGAAAGCACCCAGAACTTTATAAAATGCTAGAACTCTGTTTTGTGACACATGTTTCGGCTTAG
- the arsS gene encoding arsenosugar biosynthesis radical SAM (seleno)protein ArsS (Some members of this family are selenoproteins.): protein MSATKSLKKEGSELAQANKQIEILSNGIFKDELPTFAKKIKETNQLPLRPNKLEILQINVGYMCNQVCDHCHVDAGPDRKEIMTWETMEQCLEVIRNTGAHTLDLTGGAPEMNPHFRRFVEEASKAGIKDFIVRSNLTIIRANKKYYDLPDFFKKHNVHVISSMPHWTRGKTDKQRGDGVFDKSIKALQELNERGYGMPGSDLRLDLVYNPSGAFLPGDQASMEKDFKKGLMEDFNIQFHNLFAITNLPIARFLDYLIASENYEDYMYQLVEAYNPAAVENVMCKNTISISWDGYLFDCDFNQMLELPVASSVKHIKDYNEDLLNDRNIMISQHCYGCTAGAGSSCQGTVA from the coding sequence ATGTCAGCAACAAAATCACTCAAGAAAGAAGGTAGCGAACTCGCACAAGCAAACAAGCAGATAGAAATTTTATCTAATGGTATTTTTAAAGACGAACTACCTACGTTTGCTAAGAAAATAAAGGAGACCAACCAGCTACCGTTACGCCCTAACAAACTAGAAATACTCCAAATAAACGTGGGGTATATGTGTAATCAAGTGTGTGATCACTGCCACGTAGATGCTGGCCCAGATCGCAAGGAGATTATGACTTGGGAGACTATGGAGCAATGTCTAGAAGTGATACGCAACACAGGAGCTCACACGCTAGATCTTACTGGTGGTGCACCAGAGATGAATCCGCATTTTAGACGTTTTGTAGAAGAAGCGAGTAAGGCGGGGATTAAAGACTTTATTGTGCGTTCTAACCTTACTATTATACGTGCAAATAAAAAGTACTACGACCTACCAGATTTCTTTAAAAAGCACAACGTACACGTCATCTCATCTATGCCACACTGGACACGTGGAAAGACAGACAAACAACGTGGAGACGGTGTTTTTGATAAATCTATCAAAGCATTACAAGAGCTTAACGAGCGTGGCTATGGTATGCCAGGCAGTGACTTAAGACTTGACTTAGTTTACAATCCATCTGGAGCTTTCTTACCGGGAGACCAAGCGAGTATGGAAAAGGACTTTAAAAAAGGACTTATGGAGGATTTTAATATCCAGTTCCACAACCTTTTTGCAATCACAAACTTACCTATAGCACGATTTTTAGACTACCTCATCGCATCAGAAAACTATGAGGATTATATGTATCAACTCGTAGAGGCATATAACCCTGCCGCAGTAGAGAATGTGATGTGTAAAAACACAATTTCAATAAGCTGGGATGGTTATTTATTTGATTGTGATTTTAATCAAATGCTAGAATTGCCAGTCGCGAGTAGTGTAAAGCACATAAAAGATTATAATGAAGATTTACTTAATGATCGTAACATTATGATCTCTCAGCATTGTTATGGTTGTACTGCAGGTGCAGGAAGTAGTTGTCAAGGAACCGTTGCTTAA
- a CDS encoding alpha/beta hydrolase yields the protein MRLYIYITIAILSVTMLSCSSAKHKNISYLGAETITTSQAKNLAAPTLNIYEPSRDNKKVPVIIYVHGGNWNQGKKEIYWWLGRNFAQKDILAVLPGYTLSPNATYDDQAAQIAKAIAWTKENAAQYGGDPNKIFVTGHSAGGHLVALAVMNPKYNINQEDISGIILNDAAGLDMYHYLSENPPSVSDNYNTTWTTNPELWKDASPIYFINDKTPPILSYVGSKTYPSITVANNRFKEELIKFQPDARRITLDKKHVPMITQYIFGSNNRYDEIIQFMSEQE from the coding sequence ATGCGTCTATATATCTATATAACAATTGCAATCCTAAGTGTAACAATGTTGAGCTGTTCAAGTGCTAAACATAAAAACATCTCTTACCTAGGAGCGGAAACTATAACTACTAGTCAAGCGAAAAATCTGGCAGCTCCTACACTCAATATTTATGAGCCTTCTAGAGATAATAAGAAAGTTCCTGTAATTATCTATGTACACGGAGGTAACTGGAATCAAGGTAAAAAAGAAATATACTGGTGGTTAGGTCGCAATTTTGCTCAAAAAGATATTCTTGCTGTATTGCCAGGATACACCTTAAGTCCTAATGCTACTTATGATGATCAAGCTGCTCAAATCGCAAAAGCAATAGCGTGGACAAAGGAAAACGCGGCTCAATATGGTGGGGATCCCAATAAGATTTTTGTGACGGGACATTCGGCTGGCGGGCACCTTGTGGCACTAGCGGTAATGAATCCTAAGTATAATATTAATCAAGAAGATATTTCTGGAATCATTCTCAACGATGCTGCGGGGCTTGATATGTATCATTACTTGAGCGAGAACCCTCCAAGTGTGAGTGATAATTACAATACCACATGGACGACTAACCCTGAGCTGTGGAAAGATGCATCACCTATATACTTCATAAATGATAAAACGCCACCTATACTCAGTTATGTAGGCAGTAAAACATACCCATCTATTACGGTAGCAAATAATCGCTTCAAGGAAGAGCTTATTAAATTTCAACCAGATGCACGCAGGATCACGCTAGACAAAAAGCATGTTCCTATGATTACTCAATATATTTTTGGTTCAAATAATAGGTATGATGAGATTATACAATTTATGAGCGAGCAAGAGTAG
- a CDS encoding SusD/RagB family nutrient-binding outer membrane lipoprotein, which translates to MKHFLYITSLLLLLVMSSCTEDYEEINTNPNDPVSVQPSLLLRQVIYDYGEQMSYEGFVAGDLLSQHRTALDFNLFDRHALKSPQLGGNPWPIFYTNLRDNEIILQQAQTNVTFAVYEGPALILKAYMAAGLTDLFGDVPYSEAFNGIDGTVTPAYDTQEAIYTGADGILANLDAGIAAIEAYEDVIPLEGDILYGGDLQAWVRFANSLKIKHLLRISDQVDVSADLQALVNEDNFITSNSDNAVFNFSNTEPNSFRLAQLRVGDFNNFVLSETMETILVDLEDARLNTFFRPASNTGEFNGLINGIDATSTAAVLGDLSLAGTAFREDTSVLDANFMTAWETSLALAEAAQRGLITADAQALYENGVTLAFEYWQTPLPADYLTGNAAFNNADSSPLEQILTQKWIANIINGYEGWIEYRRTGFPAFMDVQASLNDGLIPVRMPYPSEEEALNADNYQTAFDATDGNSLNVRVWWDVD; encoded by the coding sequence ATGAAACATTTTTTATACATCACTTCCCTCCTGCTATTACTCGTAATGAGCAGTTGCACAGAAGATTATGAAGAAATAAACACCAACCCAAATGACCCCGTAAGCGTGCAACCTAGCTTGTTATTGCGACAAGTTATTTATGACTACGGAGAGCAAATGAGCTATGAAGGTTTTGTGGCTGGAGATTTACTATCGCAGCACAGAACGGCTCTTGACTTTAATCTTTTTGATCGTCACGCCTTAAAATCACCTCAGCTAGGTGGAAATCCTTGGCCTATATTTTATACTAATTTAAGAGACAACGAGATTATCTTACAGCAGGCGCAAACTAATGTGACCTTTGCTGTGTATGAAGGTCCTGCACTTATCCTCAAGGCTTATATGGCTGCTGGGCTTACAGATCTTTTTGGCGATGTTCCTTACTCAGAAGCGTTTAATGGAATAGATGGAACGGTAACGCCTGCCTATGACACACAGGAGGCAATATATACTGGAGCAGATGGTATTCTGGCTAATCTAGATGCAGGAATTGCTGCAATAGAAGCTTATGAAGATGTGATCCCGCTAGAAGGAGATATTCTATATGGTGGTGACTTACAAGCTTGGGTACGCTTTGCAAACAGTCTTAAAATCAAACATCTTTTACGTATCTCAGATCAAGTAGATGTAAGTGCAGATTTACAAGCGCTTGTTAATGAGGATAACTTTATAACTAGTAATAGTGATAATGCTGTTTTTAACTTTAGCAATACGGAGCCTAATAGTTTTAGACTTGCACAGTTGCGTGTGGGTGACTTTAACAACTTTGTGCTCTCAGAAACGATGGAAACCATTCTTGTAGACCTTGAAGACGCGAGGCTTAATACGTTCTTTAGACCCGCATCAAATACTGGAGAATTTAACGGACTAATCAATGGAATAGATGCAACCTCAACAGCTGCAGTGCTAGGAGATTTATCACTTGCAGGCACAGCTTTTAGAGAAGATACGTCTGTACTAGATGCCAACTTTATGACGGCTTGGGAAACTTCGCTAGCACTAGCCGAAGCTGCCCAGCGCGGACTTATCACCGCAGATGCACAAGCACTTTATGAAAACGGTGTCACGCTTGCTTTTGAGTACTGGCAAACACCATTGCCAGCAGATTATCTTACTGGTAATGCTGCTTTTAATAACGCAGATAGTTCGCCACTAGAGCAAATACTTACTCAAAAATGGATTGCAAATATCATAAACGGTTATGAAGGTTGGATAGAATATAGACGCACCGGTTTTCCTGCGTTTATGGATGTGCAAGCAAGTCTTAACGACGGTTTAATTCCCGTACGTATGCCTTACCCATCTGAAGAAGAAGCGCTCAATGCAGATAATTACCAGACGGCATTTGATGCGACAGATGGCAATAGCCTTAATGTGCGCGTTTGGTGGGATGTAGATTAA
- a CDS encoding arsenosugar biosynthesis-associated peroxidase-like protein — translation MADQYYDPKDLRKFGKITEWSEELGTKFFDYYGKVFEEGALTAREKSLIALAVAHTEQCPYCIDAYTKDGLQKGITKEEMMEAVHVGAAIKSGATLVHGVMMMNKVNKLDG, via the coding sequence ATGGCAGATCAATATTACGACCCAAAAGATTTAAGAAAATTCGGAAAAATCACGGAGTGGAGTGAAGAGCTAGGAACTAAGTTTTTTGACTACTACGGTAAAGTTTTTGAAGAGGGAGCACTCACCGCGCGTGAGAAATCCCTTATCGCGCTTGCTGTTGCCCACACAGAGCAGTGCCCATATTGTATAGATGCATATACTAAAGACGGCCTACAGAAAGGAATTACTAAGGAAGAGATGATGGAGGCTGTACACGTAGGTGCCGCTATAAAAAGTGGTGCGACCCTCGTACACGGCGTGATGATGATGAATAAAGTAAATAAACTAGACGGGTAG